In Arthrobacter sp. B3I9, the following are encoded in one genomic region:
- a CDS encoding CapA family protein: MGNSSARLPGSLGATAASVVLAAVLASCGLIGAGPDNNAPSSSAAAGGTTGDAATGTTPAPAASAPAAPTSAAPLPTPLPTPGKGPGCAAVRCVTVAFTGDMLVHAQLWDQAREDARKAGVPGLDFGPMLEGQRRYLAASDLAICHLETPVADAAGPFSAYPSFNVPPQIIPAARAVGYQACTTASNHTIDRGTGGLVRTLDALDAAGVQHTGSYRTEGESEGVLILKTPAAKIAVVAAAYGLNGQSPEQPWQVDLLDPEAMIAKARRARALGADIVLAAMHAGDEYSSEPNAQQRDVAHALVDSGQFNLVYGHHSHSVLPVEQYKATWIVYGLGNGITELSPWYVVNNEGLLVRAQFSLDSAGTWTASDLAWVPSVMVRGPYRWCSVAADAPQGPCGGAAADAATRQRTKSVVESLGAASAGVHELLISKEP, from the coding sequence ATGGGGAACTCCTCAGCAAGGCTGCCCGGCAGCCTCGGCGCCACCGCCGCATCGGTGGTTCTTGCGGCAGTCCTGGCCTCCTGCGGCCTGATCGGGGCCGGCCCGGACAACAACGCCCCAAGTTCCTCGGCCGCCGCCGGCGGGACGACAGGGGACGCCGCGACCGGCACCACTCCGGCGCCGGCCGCCTCGGCGCCGGCCGCCCCCACGTCGGCAGCCCCGCTGCCGACCCCGCTGCCGACCCCGGGCAAAGGGCCCGGCTGCGCCGCGGTCCGCTGCGTCACCGTCGCGTTCACCGGGGACATGCTGGTCCACGCCCAGCTCTGGGACCAGGCCCGCGAGGATGCCCGCAAGGCCGGTGTGCCCGGGCTGGACTTCGGCCCCATGCTGGAAGGTCAGCGGCGCTACCTCGCGGCGAGCGACCTAGCGATCTGCCATCTGGAGACTCCGGTGGCGGACGCTGCGGGGCCCTTCTCCGCGTACCCTTCCTTCAACGTGCCGCCGCAGATCATCCCCGCCGCCCGGGCGGTGGGCTACCAGGCCTGCACGACGGCGAGCAACCACACCATTGACCGTGGTACCGGGGGACTCGTCCGCACCCTCGACGCCCTGGACGCCGCCGGGGTGCAGCACACGGGCTCCTACCGCACGGAGGGTGAATCGGAGGGAGTCCTGATCCTGAAGACCCCGGCGGCAAAGATTGCCGTGGTAGCTGCCGCGTACGGCCTCAACGGGCAGAGCCCGGAGCAGCCCTGGCAGGTGGATCTGCTGGACCCGGAAGCCATGATCGCCAAAGCGCGGCGGGCCAGGGCCCTGGGCGCGGACATCGTGCTGGCCGCCATGCATGCCGGTGACGAGTACTCCAGCGAGCCGAACGCCCAGCAACGGGACGTCGCCCATGCACTGGTGGACAGCGGCCAGTTCAACCTCGTCTACGGCCACCACAGCCACTCGGTGCTGCCGGTCGAGCAGTACAAGGCAACCTGGATTGTCTACGGACTCGGCAACGGCATCACCGAACTCTCGCCCTGGTACGTCGTGAACAACGAAGGCCTGCTGGTCCGGGCGCAGTTCAGCCTGGACTCTGCCGGAACGTGGACCGCCTCCGATCTGGCCTGGGTGCCCTCGGTGATGGTCCGCGGACCCTACCGCTGGTGCTCGGTCGCTGCCGACGCGCCGCAGGGTCCGTGCGGCGGCGCCGCGGCCGACGCGGCAACGCGGCAACGCACCAAATCCGTCGTGGAGTCGCTGGGCGCCGCGTCGGCAGGGGTCCACGAGCTGCTCATCTCGAAAGAGCCCTAA
- a CDS encoding alpha/beta fold hydrolase produces the protein METLPERRRTVASKGAELAVFAYGAEPGPNVPTLLLVHGYPDDHRVYLPAIRDLAHTHHVVAYDTRNAGASAVVDFPGDFSLATLVDDMFAVLDAVGAAGVHLVGHDWGSIQGWAAVQDPRAAGRIGRYTSISGPDLGHFGRWVRSRLSRPAAWPQLAGQLLRSSYVGVFLLPKLPDAAWRLFLTRRYEQWVERDVGADPVRGLALYRANIFSGGTRTAGRRVGLPVQVVVPVRDPFLSPALAEGLEEWVEDLTVIRVDGGHWWPASRPAEFAGLLRGSFSNK, from the coding sequence ATGGAGACCTTGCCTGAACGGCGGCGCACTGTCGCCTCGAAAGGCGCAGAACTAGCGGTGTTCGCATACGGGGCGGAGCCGGGCCCGAACGTTCCGACGCTGCTGTTGGTCCATGGCTACCCGGATGACCATCGGGTGTACCTGCCCGCCATCCGGGACCTCGCCCATACCCATCACGTGGTTGCCTACGACACGCGGAACGCCGGGGCCTCCGCCGTCGTCGACTTCCCGGGCGACTTCAGCCTGGCAACACTGGTCGACGACATGTTCGCCGTGCTGGACGCCGTCGGCGCCGCCGGCGTCCACCTCGTCGGACACGACTGGGGGTCTATCCAAGGCTGGGCCGCGGTCCAGGACCCTCGGGCTGCGGGGCGGATCGGCCGGTACACCAGCATCTCCGGCCCCGACCTGGGGCACTTTGGGCGCTGGGTCCGCAGCAGGCTTTCGAGGCCCGCCGCCTGGCCGCAGCTGGCGGGCCAGCTGCTCCGCAGCTCGTATGTCGGCGTCTTCCTGCTGCCGAAGCTGCCGGATGCGGCCTGGCGGCTCTTCCTCACCCGCCGCTATGAACAGTGGGTGGAGCGCGACGTCGGCGCTGACCCCGTCCGCGGGCTCGCCCTCTACCGGGCCAACATCTTTTCGGGCGGTACCCGCACGGCCGGCCGGCGTGTAGGCCTTCCTGTCCAGGTTGTGGTGCCGGTCCGTGATCCGTTCCTGTCGCCGGCCCTTGCGGAGGGGCTGGAGGAGTGGGTGGAGGACCTCACCGTCATCCGGGTGGACGGCGGCCATTGGTGGCCCGCCTCCCGGCCTGCGGAGTTCGCCGGGCTGCTCCGCGGCAGCTTCTCCAACAAGTAG
- a CDS encoding alpha/beta fold hydrolase, whose product MARTEAAARAARVGTFRNGMEYLGWGEGPKTLLFLQGGPGSAVPRGLMRRLYRRQFEPYLAAGFAVWIVTRRRNMPPAHTMSDMADDYARVIEEEFGGRVDLVVAESFGGMVGQYLAALHPDSFGRIALIITAAELSDWGKDIDSRMAEALASGDPRRAGTVFTEYLLTGRHTRWLRRLLGPLIGGGLSAGSDYPPEDLLTEARAERLFNSRAVLPLIQGPVLLICGGSDRFFPADVAVETAGLIPDCTLVTYKGQGHLRVGSSNRVARDVLAFVNRS is encoded by the coding sequence ATGGCAAGGACTGAAGCGGCCGCACGCGCTGCCAGGGTCGGCACGTTCCGCAACGGCATGGAGTACCTGGGCTGGGGCGAGGGGCCGAAGACGCTGCTGTTCCTCCAGGGCGGCCCGGGGAGTGCCGTGCCGCGGGGGCTGATGCGCCGGCTGTACCGGCGCCAGTTCGAGCCGTATCTGGCCGCCGGCTTCGCCGTGTGGATCGTCACGCGGCGCAGGAACATGCCGCCCGCGCACACGATGTCCGACATGGCGGACGACTACGCCAGGGTGATCGAGGAGGAATTCGGCGGCCGGGTCGACCTCGTCGTCGCCGAGTCGTTCGGCGGAATGGTCGGGCAGTATCTGGCGGCGCTGCACCCGGATTCGTTCGGCCGGATCGCGCTCATCATCACGGCCGCGGAGCTCAGCGACTGGGGCAAGGACATCGATTCCCGGATGGCCGAGGCCCTGGCCAGCGGCGACCCCCGGCGCGCCGGGACGGTCTTCACCGAATACCTGTTGACGGGCAGGCACACGCGGTGGCTGCGCCGACTGCTGGGACCGCTCATCGGCGGGGGACTGTCGGCCGGCTCGGACTACCCGCCCGAAGACCTGCTGACAGAGGCCAGGGCGGAGCGGCTCTTCAACTCACGTGCCGTGCTGCCCCTGATCCAGGGGCCCGTCCTGCTCATCTGCGGCGGCAGCGACCGGTTCTTTCCGGCGGACGTTGCCGTCGAGACGGCCGGGCTTATCCCCGACTGCACCCTGGTCACCTACAAGGGCCAGGGGCATCTCCGGGTCGGCTCCAGCAATCGGGTGGCCCGGGACGTGCTGGCGTTCGTCAACCGGTCCTGA
- a CDS encoding GNAT family N-acetyltransferase, producing the protein MIRIERDDPGHEDVRELLAGHLADMFATSPAESVHALAPAALSGPGITFWTGRQGTEVLGCGALKEIGPGEGEIKSMRTAAHARGRGIAGALLARIMAEAVDGGYIRLFLETGSQEYFAPARRLYERHGFEVCAPFAGYVLDPNSVFMTREL; encoded by the coding sequence GTGATCAGGATCGAGCGGGATGATCCGGGGCATGAGGACGTACGGGAGCTCCTGGCGGGGCATCTGGCGGACATGTTCGCCACCTCCCCGGCCGAAAGCGTCCATGCCCTCGCACCGGCGGCCCTCTCCGGCCCGGGCATCACCTTCTGGACCGGCCGGCAGGGCACCGAGGTCCTCGGCTGCGGGGCGCTGAAGGAGATCGGGCCGGGCGAGGGTGAAATCAAGTCCATGCGCACTGCGGCGCACGCCCGGGGCCGGGGAATAGCGGGCGCTCTGCTGGCGCGCATCATGGCGGAGGCCGTGGACGGCGGCTACATACGGTTGTTCCTGGAGACCGGAAGCCAGGAGTACTTCGCCCCCGCACGCCGGCTCTATGAGCGCCACGGATTTGAAGTGTGCGCTCCGTTTGCCGGCTACGTCCTGGATCCCAACAGCGTGTTTATGACCCGGGAACTCTGA
- a CDS encoding type 1 glutamine amidotransferase produces the protein MTPQQPSEQPGQHLSFGHRLPPEDASPSKGTIRVLQLYPRDMNIYGDWGNALVLAQRLRWHGYTPQLLEYNVGDDFPADVDLIVGGGGQDSGQLVIQDDLLSRESALKDLAENGTPMLLICGLYQLFGKFFKTRTGSVIPGIGVLDVETHGTDERLIGNVAVSSPEFGSILGYENHSGQTSLGPGVTPLGTTAKGTGNNSNDGQEGARYRNIVASYLHGSLLPKNPQLADFLIRTAVERKYGSFSPGSPDDSYAVLAREHAARRPR, from the coding sequence ATGACCCCCCAGCAGCCGTCGGAGCAGCCCGGCCAACACCTGTCCTTCGGTCACAGGCTCCCGCCCGAGGACGCCTCCCCGAGCAAAGGGACCATCCGCGTCCTGCAGCTGTATCCCCGCGACATGAACATCTACGGCGACTGGGGCAATGCGCTGGTCCTCGCGCAGCGCCTCCGCTGGCATGGTTACACGCCCCAGCTGCTGGAATACAACGTGGGCGACGACTTCCCCGCGGACGTTGACCTGATCGTCGGCGGTGGCGGGCAGGACAGCGGACAGCTCGTGATCCAGGACGACCTGCTCTCCCGGGAGTCAGCGCTGAAGGACCTGGCCGAGAACGGCACGCCGATGCTGCTGATCTGTGGCCTGTACCAGTTGTTCGGAAAGTTCTTCAAGACGCGGACGGGATCGGTCATTCCCGGAATCGGCGTCCTGGACGTGGAGACGCACGGCACCGACGAGCGGCTGATCGGCAACGTCGCGGTATCCTCCCCGGAATTCGGCAGCATCCTGGGGTATGAAAACCACAGCGGCCAGACCAGCCTCGGCCCCGGCGTCACCCCCTTGGGGACGACTGCCAAGGGCACCGGGAACAACAGCAACGACGGCCAAGAAGGGGCCCGGTACCGCAACATCGTGGCGAGCTACCTGCATGGCTCCCTGCTGCCGAAGAACCCCCAGCTGGCGGACTTCCTGATCCGGACCGCCGTCGAACGCAAGTACGGCAGCTTCTCCCCCGGCAGCCCGGACGACTCCTACGCGGTCCTTGCCCGCGAACACGCGGCCCGCCGGCCGCGCTGA
- a CDS encoding Mur ligase family protein yields MFYFSVPLGKLVRRASRLRGGGSALPGLVVEKIDPGFMQRTLSTLPLGVAVVSGTNGKTTTTKMVVELLESQGLKVFTNRTGSNFTRGVAAALLGEVDWRGRLSADVAVLELDEAHAVHFVNSVPPRYCLLLNVLRDQLDRFGEIDKTAQLLEHIASKTTGTVVLNREDPRVARIAEAIDGPEVLYFGLDDSLLSTFPNDDEMRAAPGSPVPPVPVRPRADVVLRRVGADDADFEYDGATVTTAMKLRGVYNIFNAAAALTLARAIAVKGRSAVADNDGLLTALSRVAPAFGRGESLVVDGLPLELVLVKNPSGFRLGLKSFPAAGYATMIAINDNYADGRDMSWLWDVEFDTLRDGGVEQLSGSRAYDMALRLQYDEVPIGAVNTEISPALASFIRDAKDKPKRIFCTYTAMLAIRRELSKITTVEVVS; encoded by the coding sequence ATGTTTTACTTCAGTGTTCCGCTCGGCAAACTGGTCCGCAGGGCCTCCCGGCTGAGGGGCGGAGGCTCGGCCCTTCCCGGTCTGGTGGTCGAGAAAATCGACCCCGGCTTCATGCAGAGGACACTGTCCACGCTGCCGCTCGGCGTCGCCGTCGTCAGCGGAACGAACGGCAAGACCACCACCACCAAAATGGTGGTGGAACTGCTGGAAAGCCAGGGCTTGAAGGTTTTCACCAACCGCACGGGCAGCAATTTCACCCGCGGTGTCGCCGCCGCCCTGCTCGGCGAGGTGGACTGGCGCGGGCGGCTCAGCGCCGACGTCGCGGTGCTGGAGCTTGACGAAGCGCACGCCGTGCACTTCGTCAACAGCGTGCCGCCGCGTTATTGCCTGCTGCTCAACGTCCTGCGGGACCAGCTGGACCGCTTCGGCGAGATCGACAAGACCGCGCAGCTGCTGGAGCACATCGCGTCCAAGACCACCGGGACCGTCGTGCTGAACAGGGAGGACCCCCGGGTGGCCCGGATCGCCGAGGCCATCGACGGGCCCGAGGTCCTGTACTTCGGACTGGATGACTCCCTGCTGAGCACCTTCCCCAACGATGACGAGATGCGCGCGGCCCCCGGCAGCCCGGTCCCGCCGGTCCCGGTCCGGCCGCGGGCCGACGTCGTACTCCGCCGTGTAGGTGCGGACGACGCGGATTTTGAGTACGACGGCGCCACCGTCACCACGGCGATGAAGCTGCGCGGCGTCTACAACATCTTCAACGCGGCCGCCGCGCTGACCCTGGCCCGCGCCATCGCGGTCAAGGGCAGATCCGCCGTCGCGGACAACGACGGCCTGCTCACCGCCCTGTCCCGGGTGGCGCCGGCGTTCGGCCGCGGCGAAAGCCTCGTGGTCGATGGCCTGCCGCTGGAACTGGTGCTGGTGAAGAACCCGAGCGGCTTCCGGCTCGGCCTCAAATCGTTCCCGGCCGCGGGCTACGCCACCATGATCGCGATCAACGACAACTACGCCGACGGGCGGGACATGTCCTGGCTCTGGGATGTCGAGTTCGACACCCTGCGCGACGGCGGCGTGGAACAGCTGAGCGGCTCCCGGGCCTACGACATGGCCCTCCGGCTGCAGTACGACGAGGTGCCGATCGGGGCCGTGAACACCGAGATCTCACCTGCGCTGGCATCCTTCATCCGCGACGCCAAGGACAAGCCGAAACGGATCTTCTGCACCTACACAGCCATGCTGGCCATCCGCCGTGAGCTGTCCAAAATCACTACAGTGGAGGTGGTCTCATGA
- the pdxT gene encoding pyridoxal 5'-phosphate synthase glutaminase subunit PdxT: protein MTTPLISPRGTRVGSGLRIGVLALQGDFREHLHAVEAAGAAGIGVRRPAELDGLDGLIIPGGESTTIDKLSRIFELREPLRDRIHAGLPVYGSCAGMILLADDIADPAQDLAGQPQQTFGGLDITVRRNAFGRQRESFETDLEFKGLDFSAGDSGVPPVHAVFIRGPWVERVGPGVEVLAQVEPSRAGHPESLEGTARIVAVRSGQLLATSFHPEVTGEKRVHELFIRMIRGEA from the coding sequence ATGACCACCCCCCTTATTTCCCCGCGTGGTACCCGCGTGGGATCCGGCCTGAGGATCGGCGTCCTGGCGCTCCAGGGCGACTTCCGGGAACACCTGCACGCGGTGGAGGCCGCCGGCGCGGCCGGCATCGGCGTGCGCCGCCCGGCTGAGCTTGACGGCCTCGACGGCCTGATTATTCCCGGCGGGGAATCGACCACGATCGACAAGCTGTCAAGGATCTTCGAGCTCCGGGAGCCGTTGCGCGATCGCATCCACGCCGGACTGCCGGTCTACGGCTCCTGCGCGGGCATGATCCTGCTGGCCGACGACATCGCCGACCCCGCCCAGGACCTCGCCGGACAACCGCAGCAGACGTTCGGCGGCCTCGATATCACCGTGCGCCGCAACGCCTTCGGCCGGCAGCGCGAGTCCTTCGAGACGGACCTGGAATTCAAGGGGCTGGACTTCAGCGCCGGCGATTCCGGCGTGCCCCCCGTGCACGCCGTCTTCATCCGCGGGCCCTGGGTGGAACGCGTCGGGCCCGGCGTCGAAGTCCTGGCACAGGTGGAACCGTCCCGTGCGGGCCACCCGGAATCCCTCGAGGGGACGGCTAGAATTGTTGCTGTGCGGTCCGGCCAGCTGCTGGCCACCTCCTTCCACCCGGAAGTCACAGGAGAGAAGCGCGTGCACGAACTGTTTATTCGAATGATCAGAGGAGAAGCGTAA
- a CDS encoding YebC/PmpR family DNA-binding transcriptional regulator yields MSGHSKWATTKHKKAILDSRRAKSFAKLIKNIEVAARMGGPDLAGNPSLELAVTKAKKTSVPADNIDRAIKRGAGLTGEVVDYTEIMYECRGPQGSALLIECLTDNKNRAASEVRLAISRNGGTIADPGSVSYLFSRKGVVSLPKNGLSEDDVLMAVLDAGAEEVKDNGDSFEIHSEPTDLQAIRDALKEAGIDYDTDEAEFVPSMEVPLDLDAAKKFMKLVDALEDLDDVQNVYSNADLSDEVQAALEAE; encoded by the coding sequence ATGTCAGGCCACTCCAAATGGGCGACAACGAAGCATAAGAAGGCCATCCTCGACAGCCGCCGCGCCAAGTCGTTCGCCAAGCTGATCAAGAACATCGAAGTCGCAGCACGCATGGGCGGACCCGACCTGGCCGGTAACCCGAGCCTGGAACTGGCTGTCACCAAGGCCAAGAAGACGTCTGTTCCGGCGGACAACATCGACCGCGCCATCAAACGCGGTGCCGGCCTCACCGGTGAAGTCGTCGATTACACCGAGATCATGTACGAATGCCGTGGCCCGCAGGGCTCGGCGCTGCTGATCGAGTGCCTCACGGACAACAAGAACCGTGCCGCCTCGGAAGTCCGCCTCGCCATCTCCCGCAATGGCGGCACCATCGCCGATCCGGGTTCGGTCAGCTACCTCTTCAGCCGCAAGGGCGTCGTCTCGCTGCCGAAGAACGGCCTCAGCGAGGATGACGTGCTGATGGCGGTCCTGGACGCGGGTGCCGAGGAAGTCAAGGACAACGGCGACAGCTTCGAGATCCACTCCGAGCCGACCGACCTTCAGGCCATCCGGGACGCGCTCAAGGAAGCCGGCATCGACTACGACACGGACGAAGCCGAATTCGTGCCGTCCATGGAAGTGCCGCTGGACCTCGACGCAGCCAAGAAGTTCATGAAGCTCGTCGACGCCCTCGAGGACCTCGACGACGTCCAGAACGTGTACAGCAACGCCGACCTCAGCGACGAAGTGCAGGCCGCACTGGAAGCAGAGTGA
- the ruvC gene encoding crossover junction endodeoxyribonuclease RuvC — protein MTLRVLGVDPGLTRCGIGVVDVEKNRRATMVAFGVVGTSPEENLDQRLLVIATSIDDWLDRYEPHVLAVERVFSQLNVSTVMGVAQASGVVIASAARRGIPVALHTPSEVKAAVTGSGTSNKDAVTKLVTKILRLDAPPRPADAADALALAITHAWRAGSGAAVATTGPGSQSLTPAQRAWADAEAKARRAR, from the coding sequence GTGACCCTTCGCGTCCTCGGCGTCGATCCGGGCCTCACCCGCTGCGGGATCGGCGTCGTGGACGTCGAAAAAAACCGCCGCGCCACCATGGTGGCGTTCGGCGTCGTGGGGACCTCGCCCGAGGAAAACCTCGACCAGCGGCTGCTCGTCATCGCCACATCCATTGACGACTGGCTGGACCGCTATGAACCGCACGTTCTTGCCGTCGAACGCGTCTTCTCGCAACTCAACGTCAGCACCGTGATGGGGGTGGCGCAGGCCTCCGGCGTGGTGATCGCCTCCGCTGCACGCCGGGGGATCCCGGTTGCGCTGCACACGCCCTCCGAGGTCAAGGCGGCCGTCACCGGAAGCGGAACGTCCAACAAGGACGCCGTCACCAAGCTGGTGACCAAGATCCTCCGCCTCGACGCCCCGCCCCGCCCGGCCGATGCCGCCGATGCGCTGGCGCTGGCGATCACGCATGCCTGGCGGGCCGGCAGCGGAGCCGCGGTGGCGACCACCGGGCCCGGCAGCCAGTCGTTGACTCCCGCCCAGCGGGCCTGGGCGGATGCCGAGGCGAAGGCGCGGCGTGCACGGTGA
- the ruvA gene encoding Holliday junction branch migration protein RuvA — protein sequence MISFLRGTVAHVGLSSAVIDLNGAGMSVNATPQTLSSLTVGEEGKLFTSLIVREDSLTLFGFSSDDEREVFDILLSVSGVGPRLALAVLAVHEPEAIRVAAHSGDGKSFTKVPGIGPKVAGRIVLELAGKLVPHGSGAGAGAAAAVRSAEAVWKPQVVAAMTSLGWSEKDATSSIDKSLTDSPELAEQGNVAEILRATLRWLGQDGARAGNRVGARG from the coding sequence TTGATCAGTTTTCTCCGCGGAACCGTAGCGCACGTCGGCCTGTCCTCGGCGGTGATCGACCTCAACGGCGCCGGCATGAGCGTGAACGCGACGCCGCAGACCCTCAGCAGCCTCACAGTGGGTGAGGAGGGAAAGCTGTTCACCTCCCTGATCGTCCGGGAGGACTCGCTCACCCTGTTCGGCTTCTCCAGCGATGACGAACGCGAGGTGTTCGACATCCTGCTGAGCGTCAGCGGCGTCGGCCCCCGCCTCGCGCTGGCCGTGCTGGCCGTGCACGAACCCGAAGCGATCCGGGTGGCCGCCCATTCCGGCGACGGCAAGTCCTTCACGAAGGTGCCCGGGATCGGGCCGAAGGTGGCCGGCCGGATCGTCCTGGAGCTGGCCGGCAAGCTGGTGCCGCACGGCTCCGGCGCCGGCGCCGGAGCCGCAGCTGCCGTCCGCTCCGCTGAAGCGGTCTGGAAGCCGCAGGTTGTCGCCGCCATGACCAGCCTTGGCTGGTCCGAAAAGGACGCCACGTCCAGCATCGACAAGTCACTGACGGATTCCCCCGAGCTGGCAGAGCAGGGCAACGTGGCCGAAATCCTGCGGGCCACGCTGCGCTGGCTTGGCCAGGACGGCGCCCGCGCCGGCAACAGGGTAGGCGCGCGTGGCTGA
- the ruvB gene encoding Holliday junction branch migration DNA helicase RuvB, which produces MAEPSLVGGGEEPEERVIEAALRPKNLHDFVGQHRVRKQLSLVLEASRMRGRSADHVLLSGPPGLGKTTLSMIIAAEMNAPLRISSGPAIQHAGDLAAILSSLSEGEVLFLDEIHRMSRPAEEMLYMAMEDFRVDIVVGKGAGATAIPLELPPFTLVGATTRAGLLPGPLRDRFGFTGHLEFYSVEELELVLRRSAGLLDLKVNSAGFSEIAGRSRGTPRIANRLLRRVRDWALVHGIEQIDARAASAALDMYEVDKRGLDRLDRAVLEALITKFGGGPVGLSTLAIAVGEETETVETVAEPYLVREGLLGRTPRGRIALAPAWSHLGYAVPAGIFGQDPLELFAAPDAAEDTGVPADPEWIRNSQ; this is translated from the coding sequence GTGGCTGAACCGTCCCTCGTCGGCGGGGGAGAGGAACCGGAGGAGCGGGTCATCGAGGCTGCGCTCCGGCCCAAGAACCTGCATGACTTCGTGGGCCAGCACCGCGTCCGCAAGCAGCTCTCACTGGTCCTGGAGGCTTCCCGGATGCGGGGACGCAGTGCCGACCACGTGCTCCTCTCCGGGCCTCCCGGGCTCGGCAAGACCACGCTCTCGATGATCATCGCCGCCGAGATGAACGCCCCGCTGCGGATCAGCAGCGGGCCGGCGATCCAGCATGCCGGCGATCTCGCCGCCATCCTCTCCTCCCTTTCGGAAGGGGAGGTCCTGTTCCTCGACGAGATCCACCGGATGTCGCGGCCGGCCGAGGAGATGCTCTACATGGCCATGGAGGACTTCCGCGTCGACATCGTCGTCGGCAAGGGGGCCGGCGCCACCGCCATCCCGCTTGAACTGCCTCCCTTCACCCTGGTCGGCGCCACCACCCGCGCCGGGCTCCTGCCGGGCCCGCTCCGTGACCGCTTCGGCTTCACCGGCCACCTGGAGTTCTATTCGGTGGAGGAGCTCGAGCTCGTTCTGCGCCGCTCGGCGGGCCTGCTGGACCTCAAGGTCAACTCCGCCGGGTTCAGCGAGATCGCCGGACGCTCCCGGGGCACACCGCGCATCGCCAACCGGCTCCTGCGCCGGGTCCGGGACTGGGCGCTGGTGCACGGGATCGAACAGATCGATGCCCGGGCGGCCTCCGCGGCGCTGGACATGTACGAGGTGGACAAGCGCGGCCTGGACCGGCTGGACCGCGCCGTACTGGAAGCACTGATTACGAAGTTCGGAGGCGGTCCCGTGGGCCTGTCCACCCTCGCGATCGCTGTCGGCGAGGAAACGGAGACCGTGGAAACGGTGGCGGAGCCCTACCTCGTCCGCGAGGGGCTGCTGGGCCGGACGCCCCGGGGCCGGATCGCTTTGGCTCCGGCGTGGAGCCACCTTGGCTACGCCGTGCCTGCCGGAATCTTCGGGCAGGACCCGCTGGAACTGTTCGCGGCCCCGGACGCCGCTGAGGATACCGGTGTGCCAGCGGATCCGGAATGGATCCGTAACAGTCAGTAG
- the yajC gene encoding preprotein translocase subunit YajC, with the protein MTILLFVMLGVFVFMMFRRNKKTQQQQTELQSKFGPGVEVMTSFGLFGRIVEIDEEENKVLLELSPGNTATVHRQAVTKIVEPVVAAEEPTVVPDDASALTAGAADSPANDTLRNDSTLRNDNTLRNGSTLRNETPDETLRRLNDEGKKDS; encoded by the coding sequence ATGACAATTCTCCTGTTCGTCATGCTTGGCGTGTTCGTCTTTATGATGTTCCGCCGCAATAAAAAGACGCAGCAGCAGCAGACGGAACTCCAGTCGAAGTTCGGCCCCGGCGTCGAGGTCATGACCAGCTTCGGACTTTTCGGCCGCATCGTGGAAATCGACGAGGAAGAGAACAAAGTCCTGCTCGAACTTTCCCCGGGCAACACCGCCACTGTGCACCGCCAGGCCGTCACCAAGATTGTTGAACCTGTTGTTGCAGCCGAGGAGCCGACCGTTGTTCCCGACGATGCCTCCGCACTGACCGCCGGAGCAGCGGACAGCCCCGCCAACGACACCCTGCGCAATGACAGCACCCTGCGCAATGACAACACGCTCCGCAACGGCAGCACCCTGCGCAACGAGACTCCCGACGAAACGTTGCGCCGCCTCAATGACGAAGGCAAGAAAGACAGCTAG